From Stigmatopora argus isolate UIUO_Sarg chromosome 14, RoL_Sarg_1.0, whole genome shotgun sequence, the proteins below share one genomic window:
- the gpr146 gene encoding G-protein coupled receptor 146 isoform X1, translated as MLSHQYRTFRIKSSIHSLTCSPGPAMWICMVYNETETNVDFRLCQDFGLILSVLSLVYLLVCFPLGLCYNLLLVAVNLSNKVSMTMPDVYFVNMAIAGLVLNAVAPVELLSSTFTRWHAWEYTNEVYITLLILFNISSLVTMYSTTLLSLDYYIERALPRTYMSSVYNTKHVCGFIWGGAVLTSFSSLLFYVCNHISTKMVECSKMQNKEAADAIMMFIGYVVPAVAVLYAFALILRIRKESTPLDQDSARLDPSIHRLLLASVCVQFALWSPYYVTLLVHTVAGAPAYVGGSRYLPAYYFLRCVSKLTAFSSSFAMPLMYRQMNKNFSEKLRRLLARLGCRDRPCPRQRSAVQQVVT; from the coding sequence TCCATCCACAGCCTGACCTGCTCCCCGGGTCCAGCGATGTGGATCTGCATGGTTTACAACGAGACGGAAACCAACGTGGACTTCCGCCTGTGCCAGGACTTTGGCCTCATCCTGTCCGTGCTGTCCCTGGTCTACCTGCTGGTGTGCTTCCCGTTGGGGCTATGCTACAACCTTCTGCTGGTGGCCGTCAACCTCTCCAACAAGGTATCCATGACCATGCCCGACGTCTACTTTGTCAACATGGCCATCGCGGGACTGGTCCTCAACGCGGTGGCGCCCGTGGAGCTGCTGAGCTCCACCTTCACCCGCTGGCACGCTTGGGAGTACACCAACGAGGTGTACATCACGCTGCTCATCCTCTTCAACATTTCCTCGCTGGTCACCATGTACTCCACCACTCTGCTCAGTCTGGACTACTACATCGAGCGCGCCCTCCCGCGAACGTACATGTCTAGCGTCTACAACACCAAGCACGTGTGCGGCTTCATTTGGGGCGGCGCCGTGCTCACCAGCTTCTCCTCGTTGCTCTTCTACGTGTGCAACCACATCTCCACCAAGATGGTCGAGTGTTCCAAGATGCAGAACAAGGAGGCGGCCGACGCCATCATGATGTTCATCGGCTACGTGGTGCCCGCCGTTGCGGTCCTGTACGCTTTCGCGCTCATCCTGCGCATCCGGAAGGAGTCCACGCCGCTGGACCAGGACTCCGCCCGCTTGGACCCGTCCATCCACCGGCTGCTGCTAGCCTCCGTCTGCGTGCAGTTCGCGCTCTGGAGTCCCTATTACGTGACGCTGCTGGTGCACACGGTGGCTGGGGCGCCGGCGTACGTGGGCGGCTCGCGCTACCTGCCCGCTTACTACTTCCTGCGCTGCGTGTCCAAGCTGACGGCGTTCTCCAGCAGCTTCGCCATGCCGCTCATGTACCGACAAATGAACAAGAACTTCTCCGAAAAGCTGCGACGGCTGCTGGCCAGGCTAGGCTGCCGGGACCGGCCGTGCCCTCGCCAACGCTCGGCGGTGCAGCAAGTGGTCACGTGA
- the gpr146 gene encoding G-protein coupled receptor 146 isoform X2 yields MWICMVYNETETNVDFRLCQDFGLILSVLSLVYLLVCFPLGLCYNLLLVAVNLSNKVSMTMPDVYFVNMAIAGLVLNAVAPVELLSSTFTRWHAWEYTNEVYITLLILFNISSLVTMYSTTLLSLDYYIERALPRTYMSSVYNTKHVCGFIWGGAVLTSFSSLLFYVCNHISTKMVECSKMQNKEAADAIMMFIGYVVPAVAVLYAFALILRIRKESTPLDQDSARLDPSIHRLLLASVCVQFALWSPYYVTLLVHTVAGAPAYVGGSRYLPAYYFLRCVSKLTAFSSSFAMPLMYRQMNKNFSEKLRRLLARLGCRDRPCPRQRSAVQQVVT; encoded by the coding sequence ATGTGGATCTGCATGGTTTACAACGAGACGGAAACCAACGTGGACTTCCGCCTGTGCCAGGACTTTGGCCTCATCCTGTCCGTGCTGTCCCTGGTCTACCTGCTGGTGTGCTTCCCGTTGGGGCTATGCTACAACCTTCTGCTGGTGGCCGTCAACCTCTCCAACAAGGTATCCATGACCATGCCCGACGTCTACTTTGTCAACATGGCCATCGCGGGACTGGTCCTCAACGCGGTGGCGCCCGTGGAGCTGCTGAGCTCCACCTTCACCCGCTGGCACGCTTGGGAGTACACCAACGAGGTGTACATCACGCTGCTCATCCTCTTCAACATTTCCTCGCTGGTCACCATGTACTCCACCACTCTGCTCAGTCTGGACTACTACATCGAGCGCGCCCTCCCGCGAACGTACATGTCTAGCGTCTACAACACCAAGCACGTGTGCGGCTTCATTTGGGGCGGCGCCGTGCTCACCAGCTTCTCCTCGTTGCTCTTCTACGTGTGCAACCACATCTCCACCAAGATGGTCGAGTGTTCCAAGATGCAGAACAAGGAGGCGGCCGACGCCATCATGATGTTCATCGGCTACGTGGTGCCCGCCGTTGCGGTCCTGTACGCTTTCGCGCTCATCCTGCGCATCCGGAAGGAGTCCACGCCGCTGGACCAGGACTCCGCCCGCTTGGACCCGTCCATCCACCGGCTGCTGCTAGCCTCCGTCTGCGTGCAGTTCGCGCTCTGGAGTCCCTATTACGTGACGCTGCTGGTGCACACGGTGGCTGGGGCGCCGGCGTACGTGGGCGGCTCGCGCTACCTGCCCGCTTACTACTTCCTGCGCTGCGTGTCCAAGCTGACGGCGTTCTCCAGCAGCTTCGCCATGCCGCTCATGTACCGACAAATGAACAAGAACTTCTCCGAAAAGCTGCGACGGCTGCTGGCCAGGCTAGGCTGCCGGGACCGGCCGTGCCCTCGCCAACGCTCGGCGGTGCAGCAAGTGGTCACGTGA
- the gper1 gene encoding G-protein coupled estrogen receptor 1, with product MEAQRLYGNASVNASDEFNSTESLDESYAIGLFLSCLYTILLFPIGFMGNILILVVNLNHREKMTIPDLYFVNLAVADLILVADSLIEVFNLNEKYYDYAVLCTFMSLFLQVNMYSSIFFLTWMSFDRYVALAGSGGCSPLRTMRHAKLSCGLIWMASILATLLPFTIVQTQHRGELHFCFANVFEIQWLEVTIGFLLPFSVIGLCYSLIVRILMRAQKHRRLWPRRQKALRMIVVVVLVFFICWLPENVFISIQLLQGTADPARRTTATLWHDHPLAGHVVNLAAFSNSCLNPIIYSFLGETFRDKLRLFVKQKASCSAAGLHLGPSGRTEMSGV from the coding sequence ATGGAAGCGCAGCGGCTCTACGGCAACGCCAGCGTCAACGCCTCGGACGAATTCAACTCCACGGAGAGCCTGGACGAGTCCTACGCCATCGGTCTCTTCCTGTCCTGCCTCTACACCATCCTACTCTTCCCCATCGGCTTCATGGGCAACATCCTGATCCTGGTGGTCAACCTGAACCACCGCGAGAAGATGACCATCCCCGATCTGTACTTCGTCAACCTGGCGGTGGCCGACCTGATCCTGGTGGCCGACTCGCTGATCGAGGTCTTCAACCTGAACGAGAAGTACTACGACTACGCCGTGCTTTGCACCTTCATGTCCCTCTTCCTGCAAGTCAACATGTACAGCAGCATCTTCTTCCTCACCTGGATGAGCTTCGACCGCTACGTGGCGCTGGCCGGCTCGGGGGGCTGCAGCCCGCTGAGGACCATGCGGCACGCCAAGCTAAGTTGCGGCCTGATCTGGATGGCGTCCATCTTGGCCACGCTGCTGCCCTTCACCATCGTGCAGACGCAGCACCGCGGAGAGCTCCACTTCTGCTTCGCCAACGTCTTCGAGATCCAATGGCTGGAGGTGACCATCGGTTTTCTCCTGCCCTTCTCCGTCATCGGACTCTGCTATTCGCTGATCGTGCGCATCCTCATGCGGGCGCAGAAGCACCGCCGTCTGTGGCCCCGCCGCCAAAAGGCCCTCCGCATGATCGTGGTGGTGGTGCTGGTCTTCTTCATCTGCTGGCTGCCCGAGAACGTCTTCATCAGCATCCAGCTTCTGCAGGGCACCGCCGACCCGGCCCGGAGGACCACCGCCACGCTGTGGCACGACCACCCGCTGGCGGGCCACGTGGTCAACCTGGCCGCCTTCTCCAACAGCTGCCTCAATCCCATCATCTACAGCTTTCTCGGGGAGACCTTCCGGGACAAGTTGAGGCTCTTCGTCAAGCAGAAGGCCAGTTGCTCGGCCGCGGGTCTCCATTTGGGACCCTCGGGCCGGACCGAGATGTCGGGGGTGTGA